In Ruminiclostridium papyrosolvens DSM 2782, the following proteins share a genomic window:
- a CDS encoding GNAT family N-acetyltransferase, translated as MKLTLVPLKAENIAMFKRDMQEAFQYGYEIECGASQEIILPEKDIDDSLNAKGAEAYQVIIDGEVSGGAVITVDNATYHNHLDFLFVKVGCQGTGVGQAIWKAIENLHPETKVWETCTPYFEKRNIHFYVNKCGFHIVEFYNPLHRDPNVPENLGGMPADIGSYFFRFKKNMI; from the coding sequence ATGAAACTTACATTAGTTCCACTTAAAGCAGAAAACATTGCAATGTTTAAACGAGATATGCAAGAGGCATTTCAATATGGATACGAAATCGAATGCGGGGCATCCCAGGAAATAATTTTACCGGAAAAGGACATAGATGATTCACTCAATGCCAAGGGTGCTGAAGCGTATCAGGTAATTATTGACGGTGAAGTTTCAGGCGGAGCAGTCATAACCGTTGATAACGCTACATATCATAATCATTTGGACTTTCTTTTTGTTAAAGTCGGATGTCAGGGAACTGGCGTTGGACAGGCAATTTGGAAGGCAATAGAAAATTTACACCCTGAAACAAAGGTATGGGAAACATGCACGCCTTATTTTGAAAAGAGGAATATTCATTTCTATGTCAATAAATGTGGCTTTCACATTGTTGAGTTTTATAACCCTCTCCACCGGGACCCCAATGTGCCGGAGAATTTGGGAGGAATGCCGGCTGATATAGGCAGTTATTTCTTTAGATTTAAAAAAAATATGATTTAG
- a CDS encoding glycoside hydrolase family 113, with product MNNKIVLAIILIIILTGTFFIIRNSNSIGNLVNNDMNKLEGRTLDRNFAVKIKSGNLSTDYRIDEALREISKFGFNTINVPVVINIKDLSSSAMTIDKESERKAIDLIKKLKDKNINIILEPYPWIANGSKYETEWNPGDINTFFWNWKTNVLKVLINDVAVPYHVEALNIGTGFNHMEYAEGYWCDTVDFVKKYYNGLVTYRSSWWITAKWDTSSVKSYEAKLNNKLFSKLDFISIAAYFELTDKDTNSVKNLVNSLQSTQILSRNQNVKQELKNFHNKWNKPVFLGELGFPKTIKASVHPWNPYQSNTTNNMEQANCFEAYRQTFENEPWLLGFSVFAVGEHGTDKRYYPSDESTTIIKGWYSLH from the coding sequence ATGAATAATAAAATAGTCTTAGCAATAATATTAATAATTATATTAACCGGTACATTCTTTATTATTAGAAATAGTAACAGCATTGGAAATCTGGTTAACAATGATATGAATAAACTTGAAGGCAGGACATTAGACAGAAACTTTGCAGTGAAAATCAAATCCGGAAATTTATCTACAGACTATCGAATTGACGAGGCTTTAAGAGAAATTAGTAAATTTGGCTTTAATACCATAAACGTTCCGGTTGTGATAAACATAAAGGATTTATCCTCATCTGCTATGACCATTGACAAAGAAAGTGAAAGAAAAGCAATTGACTTGATTAAAAAATTAAAAGACAAGAATATTAATATAATATTAGAGCCATATCCTTGGATTGCAAATGGCAGTAAATATGAAACCGAGTGGAATCCCGGTGACATAAATACTTTCTTCTGGAATTGGAAAACAAATGTATTAAAAGTATTAATAAATGATGTGGCAGTACCTTATCATGTAGAAGCGTTGAATATAGGAACAGGCTTTAACCATATGGAATATGCAGAGGGATATTGGTGTGATACTGTAGATTTCGTTAAAAAATACTATAATGGATTAGTAACTTACAGAAGCAGTTGGTGGATTACAGCAAAGTGGGATACGTCTTCGGTTAAAAGCTATGAGGCCAAGCTAAATAACAAGCTGTTTTCTAAATTGGACTTTATTTCTATAGCAGCATATTTTGAGCTTACGGATAAAGACACAAATTCCGTCAAGAATCTTGTAAATTCATTACAAAGTACCCAAATATTATCAAGAAATCAAAATGTCAAACAGGAATTAAAGAACTTTCATAATAAGTGGAATAAGCCTGTTTTCCTTGGAGAACTTGGCTTTCCAAAAACCATTAAAGCTTCCGTTCATCCATGGAATCCATATCAAAGTAATACTACAAATAATATGGAACAGGCTAACTGCTTTGAAGCATATAGACAAACCTTTGAAAATGAGCCTTGGCTGCTTGGCTTTTCTGTATTTGCTGTTGGAGAGCATGGTACTGATAAGCGATATTATCCAAGTGATGAGAGTACAACTATAATCAAAGGTTGGTACAGTTTACATTGA
- a CDS encoding diguanylate cyclase domain-containing protein, with amino-acid sequence MNKRNLESYEASYLVLITFIVVQLFLVFVNIYITQKFSIDFFTIVVVELISILFSYFAGIVPAAVFSIVYIMGYIVYAVNGNSNINLVGYILMFFVPLSTVVAGNMNRTRKKVINDLIKLNELEEMQLKMDPHTNLENEIAFKEVLSKQSNLAYRYPQYNFSAIMFRLEFIDTLRALLDAKEFNYLLEKIAEIIQNCIREEDYKFIVNNNRFVIITPLTSSEGIAPARRRILEGVEQLNIKDENGEAVNIVLKTGGIDYSKDKHDMFKEYKGVLLALQKATEVDIYSEYAN; translated from the coding sequence ATGAATAAAAGAAACTTGGAAAGCTACGAGGCTTCTTACCTTGTTTTAATTACATTTATTGTTGTTCAATTGTTTTTGGTTTTTGTCAATATTTATATTACCCAAAAATTTTCTATTGATTTTTTCACTATAGTTGTTGTTGAATTAATTTCAATTCTATTTTCTTATTTTGCAGGAATTGTCCCGGCAGCAGTATTTTCAATTGTATATATTATGGGTTATATTGTGTATGCCGTTAATGGTAATAGTAATATTAATTTAGTAGGCTATATACTAATGTTCTTTGTTCCCTTGTCAACTGTTGTTGCCGGAAATATGAACAGAACAAGAAAGAAAGTAATAAATGATTTAATTAAGCTAAATGAACTGGAAGAAATGCAGCTAAAGATGGACCCGCATACGAACCTTGAAAATGAGATTGCTTTTAAAGAAGTCTTATCAAAACAGAGCAATCTGGCCTACAGATATCCTCAGTACAATTTTTCTGCAATTATGTTCCGTTTGGAATTTATTGATACTCTTAGAGCATTATTGGATGCGAAAGAGTTCAACTATTTATTGGAAAAGATAGCGGAAATTATCCAGAATTGTATCAGAGAAGAAGACTATAAATTTATTGTCAACAACAACAGATTTGTAATAATAACTCCATTGACCTCCAGTGAGGGAATTGCTCCGGCGAGAAGAAGAATACTGGAGGGGGTGGAACAGCTCAATATAAAGGATGAAAATGGAGAGGCCGTTAATATTGTTTTGAAGACTGGAGGAATAGACTATTCAAAGGACAAGCATGATATGTTCAAGGAATACAAAGGGGTGCTGCTTGCCTTGCAAAAGGCTACAGAGGTTGATATTTACAGTGAATATGCCAATTAA
- a CDS encoding glycosyltransferase: MLNVYYIIFIVSIFSIWTSVLINIILVFGAIGYVAHERKNKVNLDKYNDRLPTVTIMIPAHNEEKVIASTLERILELNYPQHLIQIIVINDNSSDATGVQIKKVQDNSPERRINVITTNKENGGRGKAHALNLALKQAKGEWICIFDADAAPERNTLKFLIIKSFEDKRFAAVFGRNKARNRNRNFLTKCINLELIASQRIVNPGKWYLFKLGQIPGTNFIINRTILQKVGGWDSRAITEDTDLGFTIMKRNYLIAYESRAEAYQQEPEKLSVYVKQRTRWAKGNLYVVFKNFPDLFSGLAWRIKFDILFYWMTYIWFLLFVLISDGILLFNIVSGVIDFIYPGLNLLGQTSLAVNFNFNLSFLLMYVIFVLQINVGLASDKGQSTAENVLISCVSYFTYAQVFIFISLKATYSYISDRIFKREAKWYKTERF; encoded by the coding sequence ATGCTTAATGTATATTATATTATTTTCATTGTATCAATATTTTCCATATGGACTTCAGTATTGATTAACATAATATTGGTTTTCGGCGCAATTGGATATGTTGCCCATGAAAGAAAAAACAAGGTTAATCTAGATAAATATAATGACAGGCTGCCGACTGTTACCATAATGATACCGGCTCATAATGAAGAAAAGGTTATAGCCTCTACATTGGAGAGAATTTTGGAATTAAATTATCCCCAGCATTTGATTCAAATAATTGTAATAAATGACAATTCTTCTGATGCTACAGGAGTTCAAATAAAAAAAGTACAGGATAATAGTCCCGAAAGAAGAATAAATGTAATCACTACCAATAAGGAAAACGGGGGCAGGGGAAAGGCACATGCTCTGAATCTTGCATTGAAACAAGCAAAAGGAGAATGGATTTGTATTTTTGATGCGGATGCCGCGCCGGAACGCAATACCCTCAAATTCCTTATTATAAAGAGCTTTGAGGACAAAAGATTTGCGGCGGTTTTTGGAAGAAATAAAGCCAGAAATAGAAATAGAAATTTTCTGACGAAATGTATAAACTTAGAGCTTATTGCTTCTCAGAGAATTGTAAACCCGGGTAAATGGTATCTGTTTAAGTTGGGGCAAATTCCCGGTACGAACTTTATAATCAACAGAACGATTCTGCAAAAGGTAGGAGGATGGGATTCCAGAGCTATTACGGAGGATACGGATTTGGGGTTCACAATAATGAAAAGGAATTATCTGATTGCATATGAAAGCAGAGCAGAGGCCTATCAACAGGAGCCGGAGAAACTCTCCGTATATGTCAAGCAAAGAACTAGATGGGCTAAGGGAAATCTGTACGTTGTTTTCAAGAATTTTCCAGATTTATTCTCAGGTCTGGCTTGGAGAATTAAATTTGATATTTTGTTCTATTGGATGACTTATATATGGTTTTTACTGTTTGTTTTAATTTCTGATGGGATTTTATTATTCAATATAGTTAGTGGAGTTATTGATTTCATATATCCGGGTTTGAATTTATTGGGACAAACCTCACTGGCTGTAAATTTTAACTTTAATTTGTCTTTCTTATTGATGTACGTAATATTTGTGCTGCAGATTAATGTGGGTTTGGCCAGTGATAAAGGTCAGAGTACCGCTGAAAATGTGTTAATTTCCTGTGTATCCTATTTTACGTACGCTCAGGTATTTATATTTATATCCTTGAAAGCAACATATTCCTATATTAGTGATCGTATTTTCAAAAGAGAAGCCAAATGGTACAAAACAGAAAGGTTTTAA
- a CDS encoding cellulose biosynthesis cyclic di-GMP-binding regulatory protein BcsB translates to MKSYKRFVLLTISFIFAITVFSISMVNTLKAQAVNLDADTFSYKWKADTLVSTSKQSEKSFYIPQNMSCNNFVVALKIKQSQTLIKEISSISIFINNNKAYSVMLNKIDASGIVTVRVPDYLIYKGNNTIAIQGFLKSTREKCEFNNDINWVIVDKDSSFSFNYTRKDSNDIKNIFEDTYYSNGSKEEVDIALPDNLAQDNYSQISSISAMLGYMHKNKDTDVNIKTLKYSDLKDIKRETIVIGTAEQIKALNRGLLSRKEWEEAEKNGYIAIRKIGTRNHFILITSNEGQIETLCRMLQAKSSLSQLKGKDYVLNNNKIVIKEKFNTRPTLSSLGYENASQIGNGTKEFNYYFTIPAKKTLTENNMFTFVFNYSSLIDYKNGYVTVAINGEKFMSKSLVKGSVQDKLEFTVPEKYFNYAGFNISLRFNLKPDVENCTAQSYGDIWIEIDSYKSNFNLELKDRTKYSLLNSQGLLQDSNGNVDGSITVDDFNNLSLDSLCQIASYLGRVSQGVNKLNINVPKDNAKAGAIFCLTSSSVIKKVNSNLRIPISNNNQFVNRDLFIQNTPSLGAIELSLKGEELVIAANDKNQLNNTIQNYSKAIGSYDTVLLKDGKIVDTFGDTKAIPRVEVTLKTNYEIILALLLLLSASITIFILYLKKVK, encoded by the coding sequence ATGAAAAGCTATAAAAGATTCGTATTATTAACAATATCATTTATTTTTGCTATTACAGTTTTTTCAATATCAATGGTAAATACTTTAAAAGCTCAAGCCGTGAATTTGGATGCTGATACCTTCAGCTATAAATGGAAGGCTGACACTCTGGTAAGCACAAGCAAGCAAAGTGAAAAAAGCTTCTATATACCTCAGAATATGAGCTGTAATAATTTTGTTGTTGCTTTAAAGATAAAACAAAGCCAAACCCTTATTAAAGAAATATCTTCAATTTCAATTTTTATTAATAATAACAAGGCTTACTCAGTCATGCTGAATAAAATTGATGCTTCAGGAATAGTAACGGTGCGTGTTCCGGATTATTTAATATATAAGGGTAATAATACAATTGCCATTCAAGGCTTTTTAAAGTCAACCAGAGAAAAATGTGAATTTAATAATGATATAAATTGGGTTATTGTGGATAAAGATTCTTCTTTCAGCTTTAATTATACAAGAAAAGACAGTAATGATATAAAGAATATTTTTGAGGATACTTATTACTCAAATGGCTCAAAGGAAGAGGTAGACATAGCCTTGCCCGATAATTTAGCACAAGATAATTATTCCCAGATTTCCTCCATTTCTGCAATGCTTGGCTACATGCATAAGAATAAAGATACGGATGTAAACATAAAAACTCTCAAATATTCAGATTTAAAGGATATTAAAAGAGAGACAATAGTCATTGGTACAGCGGAGCAAATTAAAGCTTTAAATAGAGGATTACTCTCGCGAAAAGAATGGGAGGAGGCAGAAAAAAACGGATATATTGCTATAAGAAAAATAGGTACAAGAAATCATTTTATACTTATAACTTCAAATGAAGGGCAAATAGAAACACTATGCAGGATGTTACAAGCTAAATCATCCTTGTCACAATTAAAGGGAAAAGACTATGTTTTGAACAATAATAAAATAGTCATTAAAGAGAAGTTTAATACAAGGCCGACCCTAAGTTCCTTGGGCTATGAAAATGCATCTCAAATAGGCAATGGAACAAAGGAGTTTAATTATTATTTCACAATTCCTGCAAAAAAAACTTTAACTGAAAACAATATGTTTACCTTTGTATTTAATTATTCCTCATTAATAGACTATAAAAATGGTTATGTGACTGTCGCAATAAACGGAGAAAAATTCATGAGCAAGAGCTTGGTCAAAGGTAGTGTTCAAGATAAACTGGAATTTACTGTCCCTGAAAAATATTTTAACTATGCAGGCTTTAACATTTCTTTGAGGTTTAACTTAAAACCTGACGTTGAAAATTGCACAGCACAAAGCTATGGCGATATATGGATTGAAATTGACAGCTACAAGAGTAATTTTAATCTGGAATTAAAGGACAGAACAAAATATTCATTACTGAATTCTCAGGGACTGTTGCAGGATTCCAATGGAAATGTAGATGGAAGCATAACTGTTGATGATTTTAATAATTTATCTTTAGACAGCCTATGCCAAATAGCATCTTATCTGGGGCGGGTTTCGCAAGGAGTAAATAAGCTTAACATAAATGTGCCAAAGGATAATGCAAAAGCAGGTGCTATTTTCTGTTTGACATCAAGTTCAGTTATAAAAAAAGTGAATAGTAATTTGAGAATACCTATTTCAAATAATAATCAATTTGTTAATAGGGATTTGTTCATTCAAAATACACCTTCTTTAGGAGCAATAGAGTTATCACTAAAGGGAGAAGAGCTTGTAATTGCCGCTAATGATAAAAATCAGCTAAATAATACAATTCAAAATTATTCAAAAGCAATAGGTTCTTATGATACAGTACTGCTAAAGGATGGAAAAATAGTTGATACCTTCGGGGATACAAAAGCAATACCACGTGTTGAAGTAACTTTAAAAACAAACTATGAGATTATATTAGCGTTATTGCTATTGTTGAGTGCTTCCATTACTATTTTTATCTTGTATTTAAAAAAAGTGAAATAA
- a CDS encoding LytTR family DNA-binding domain-containing protein, whose product MVASREEKRFLLNISCILYFYSNGNEVKMVADNNFTYIVAHTLQFWEKKLVSESFFRCHKGYLVNINNVLEVVPYFNSTLALKFKDNKNIIPVGRKYLKMFKEAISW is encoded by the coding sequence ATAGTTGCATCTCGGGAAGAAAAAAGGTTTTTACTAAATATAAGCTGCATCTTATATTTTTATTCCAATGGCAATGAAGTAAAAATGGTTGCAGATAATAATTTTACGTATATTGTGGCACATACACTCCAATTCTGGGAGAAAAAACTTGTGTCAGAGAGCTTTTTTCGGTGTCACAAGGGGTATCTGGTAAATATAAACAATGTATTAGAAGTAGTTCCTTACTTTAATTCAACCTTAGCATTAAAGTTTAAGGATAACAAAAATATTATTCCGGTAGGAAGAAAATATTTAAAGATGTTCAAGGAGGCAATAAGCTGGTAA
- a CDS encoding coiled-coil domain-containing protein, whose product MGTIQKNNFITVIEVLKKSVEELRQQKKEEATKTILSISKDIQFLFESSKKLKASAEEEQQKISDTITEIIKSEAAIRESYLSTQKSIDAINVSISTNSVKKDDLLKQIDLFRKELSDDERLLKEHRRKLDELNDSSAISIIRSILSLGLDRAIMGVQCLINNDAGRIQELQNKIQKFKELLNNNSSEIHKAEELLKSLAESKQAYEVSLAQLREKENILNTNEQLSRNNLAFITNAALFYGRLSVMLVQIDHRIDDVVDIVTELDDKVPKIIDFDSTGKSLVSLREAMIKYDKVLETSGMALK is encoded by the coding sequence ATGGGTACAATTCAAAAAAACAACTTTATTACAGTAATTGAAGTATTGAAGAAATCAGTAGAGGAACTTAGACAACAAAAAAAAGAAGAAGCTACGAAGACAATACTGAGCATTTCGAAAGATATTCAATTCTTATTTGAGAGTTCTAAAAAACTAAAGGCATCAGCCGAGGAAGAACAACAGAAAATTTCTGATACTATCACTGAAATCATAAAAAGTGAAGCAGCTATCCGGGAAAGTTACCTCAGCACACAAAAAAGCATAGATGCTATAAATGTTTCTATCAGCACTAATTCCGTTAAAAAGGATGATTTATTAAAACAGATTGATTTATTCAGAAAAGAGTTAAGTGATGATGAGAGGCTGCTTAAAGAGCATCGTAGAAAGCTGGACGAACTTAATGACAGCTCTGCCATAAGTATTATAAGGTCAATTCTCTCTCTTGGACTGGACAGAGCCATTATGGGAGTTCAGTGTCTGATTAATAATGATGCCGGACGTATACAGGAACTGCAAAATAAAATTCAGAAATTTAAGGAACTACTCAATAATAATTCATCGGAAATACACAAAGCCGAAGAACTGTTAAAAAGCTTAGCTGAGAGTAAACAGGCATATGAAGTGAGTCTTGCCCAGCTTAGAGAAAAGGAAAATATCCTGAATACAAATGAGCAGTTATCCAGAAACAATCTGGCCTTTATTACAAATGCGGCACTTTTTTATGGCAGATTGTCTGTAATGCTGGTGCAAATAGACCATAGAATAGATGATGTTGTTGATATTGTGACCGAATTGGATGACAAGGTACCCAAAATAATTGATTTTGACAGCACCGGAAAGAGTCTGGTTTCTCTCAGAGAGGCAATGATTAAATACGATAAAGTTCTGGAGACCAGTGGTATGGCTTTAAAATAG
- a CDS encoding D-alanyl-D-alanine carboxypeptidase family protein, giving the protein MPGVKFKYPDETSVFPKLVSAINALCAEYGNSCICTSGYRSLEKQKIINAQTLAKSKDNYQKPNGAVYNKQGQCLAAAYGKSNHCYCIAMDISDVWFKALTNKEIEKFGLVKPMSYEPWHVQLIEHTGLSLSQKVAIKKSVLGIKRS; this is encoded by the coding sequence ATGCCGGGTGTCAAATTCAAATACCCTGACGAAACAAGTGTATTTCCAAAGCTTGTGTCGGCTATAAACGCTTTATGTGCTGAATATGGGAACAGCTGTATCTGTACCTCAGGATACAGAAGTCTGGAAAAACAAAAAATAATAAATGCACAAACACTGGCGAAAAGCAAAGACAACTACCAAAAGCCAAACGGGGCTGTTTACAACAAACAAGGCCAGTGTTTAGCAGCGGCATATGGCAAAAGCAATCACTGCTACTGTATTGCAATGGATATTTCGGATGTATGGTTTAAAGCACTTACTAATAAAGAAATAGAAAAATTCGGGCTGGTAAAGCCAATGAGCTATGAACCTTGGCACGTGCAATTGATTGAGCATACAGGACTTTCACTTTCACAGAAAGTTGCAATAAAGAAAAGTGTACTGGGGATAAAAAGGAGCTGA
- a CDS encoding glycosyl hydrolase family 8, with amino-acid sequence MKKFFACLLVLAMIVSIIPINIASAATGGYYATGTYRNVFVETGRTEAQVQDKLAAMYDKFFKGDTNNQRLFYESGSDEAYIRDTGNGDVRSEGMSYGLMVCVQMDKKKEFDMLWKWARNHMYQTSGQFKGFFAWQCNYSGGIIDATPASDGDEYFAMALLFAARRWGNGTGIFNYEAEAQTILDAMLHQSDDGVGYNMINKNANQVVFCPSAGNYDFTDPSYHLPAFYELWAMWGPERDRATWSTVAAKSREFFKKSTNSTTGLNPDYANFDGSAKEVSWSSGHGDFRFDAWRAVQNSCVDYAWWQKDSWPATTFAPKIQAFFKNQGLSSYGNQYTLSGSKLSSDHSPGLVAMNAVTSLAQDATTAKPFVDELWNTAVPSGQYRYYDGMLYMLGMLHVSGNFKIWGAETPEPTVTRGDINNDKTIDSIDFALLKSYLLGKTTTLPNIEAADTNGDGTVDAMDLVALKQYLLGIIKTL; translated from the coding sequence ATGAAAAAGTTTTTTGCTTGCTTGCTTGTATTGGCTATGATCGTATCGATTATACCAATAAATATCGCAAGTGCGGCAACAGGTGGGTATTATGCCACCGGAACCTACAGGAACGTCTTTGTTGAGACAGGAAGGACAGAGGCTCAGGTTCAAGACAAGTTGGCTGCTATGTACGATAAGTTTTTCAAAGGAGACACTAACAACCAAAGACTGTTTTATGAATCGGGAAGTGACGAGGCGTACATAAGGGATACCGGAAACGGTGACGTACGTTCGGAAGGTATGTCATACGGTTTGATGGTTTGTGTGCAAATGGACAAAAAGAAGGAATTTGATATGCTGTGGAAATGGGCTAGAAACCACATGTATCAGACCTCCGGTCAATTTAAGGGCTTTTTTGCATGGCAGTGTAACTATAGTGGCGGTATAATTGACGCTACTCCTGCTTCAGACGGAGATGAATACTTTGCTATGGCGCTTCTCTTTGCTGCACGCAGATGGGGCAACGGAACAGGTATATTCAACTATGAAGCAGAAGCACAGACTATATTGGATGCAATGCTGCACCAGTCAGATGACGGTGTTGGATATAATATGATAAATAAAAACGCAAATCAGGTGGTTTTCTGCCCAAGTGCAGGAAACTATGATTTTACAGATCCGTCCTATCATCTCCCTGCATTCTATGAATTATGGGCAATGTGGGGACCTGAAAGAGACAGGGCTACTTGGAGTACTGTAGCTGCCAAGAGCAGAGAATTTTTTAAGAAGTCTACTAATTCAACAACAGGACTGAATCCTGATTATGCTAATTTTGATGGTTCAGCAAAAGAAGTTTCATGGAGTTCAGGTCATGGAGATTTCAGATTTGACGCATGGAGAGCTGTTCAGAATTCTTGCGTAGACTATGCTTGGTGGCAAAAAGACAGTTGGCCTGCAACCACTTTTGCACCAAAAATTCAGGCTTTCTTTAAAAACCAAGGTTTATCCTCTTACGGTAACCAGTATACATTATCCGGTTCAAAGCTTAGCAGCGATCATTCTCCGGGATTGGTTGCTATGAATGCCGTAACATCTTTGGCGCAAGATGCAACAACTGCTAAGCCTTTTGTTGACGAATTATGGAATACTGCTGTTCCATCAGGTCAATACCGTTATTATGACGGCATGCTCTATATGCTTGGAATGCTTCATGTAAGCGGAAATTTCAAGATTTGGGGTGCAGAAACACCGGAACCTACTGTAACACGTGGTGATATTAACAATGATAAAACTATAGACTCTATAGACTTTGCATTGCTGAAATCTTATCTCTTGGGTAAGACAACTACATTGCCGAATATTGAAGCAGCCGACACAAATGGTGATGGAACTGTTGACGCAATGGATTTGGTCGCATTAAAGCAATATCTCTTAGGAATAATTAAAACGCTATAA
- a CDS encoding BlaI/MecI/CopY family transcriptional regulator yields MDEIKIFDAELRFMNIIWNNEPIKSTELVSIASEELGWKKSTTYTVIRRLCERGIIKNKNTKIESLVKREQVMRYETQEHIEKLYSGSLKLFFTTFLKRKKLSKDEVDELRKIVDENS; encoded by the coding sequence ATGGATGAAATAAAAATATTTGATGCAGAACTACGATTTATGAACATTATCTGGAACAATGAACCTATAAAAAGCACCGAGTTGGTTAGTATTGCAAGTGAAGAACTGGGATGGAAAAAATCAACTACATATACAGTCATAAGAAGGCTTTGCGAGAGAGGGATAATAAAAAATAAAAACACAAAAATAGAATCACTGGTAAAGCGAGAGCAGGTAATGAGGTACGAAACACAGGAGCATATAGAGAAGCTTTATTCAGGCTCTCTAAAGCTTTTTTTTACTACTTTTTTAAAAAGAAAAAAACTAAGCAAGGATGAAGTAGATGAGCTGAGAAAAATAGTTGATGAAAATAGTTAA